In one window of Primulina tabacum isolate GXHZ01 chromosome 8, ASM2559414v2, whole genome shotgun sequence DNA:
- the LOC142553361 gene encoding peptidyl-prolyl cis-trans isomerase CYP20-1-like, with product MAKSTSILLLLSTLLFVSFAVSQAKKSKEDLKEITHKVFFDIEIDGKPAGRVAMGLFGKTVPKTVENFRALCTGEKGVGKQGKALHYKGSTMHRIIPSFMIQGGDFTLGDGRGGESIYGEKFADENFKIKHTGPGLLSMANSGQDTNGSQFFITTVTTSWLDGRHVVFGKVVSGMDVVYKMEAEGRQSGTPKSKVVVVDSGELPL from the exons ATGGCGAAAAGTACCTCAATTCTTCTGCTTTTAAGTACTCTACTGTTCGTCAGCTTTGCAGTCAGTCAG GCGAAGAAGTCGAAGGAAGATTTGAAGGAAATCACTCATAAGGTTTTCTTTGATATTGAGATTGATGGGAAACCCGCTG GGCGTGTTGCCATGGGTCTCTTTGGTAAAACTGTTCCTAAGACCGTAG AAAATTTTAGAGCCTTGTGCACAG GGGAGAAAGGCGTTGGGAAACAGGGGAAGGCTCTGCATTACAAGGGCAGCACAATGCACAGAATCATACCAAGCTTCATGATTCAAGGAGGTGACTTTACTCTGGGTGATGGAAGAGGAGGGGAATCAATCTATGGGGAGAAGTTTGctgatgaaaattttaaaatcaagcacACTGGACCTG GACTTCTGTCAATGGCAAATTCCGGGCAGGACACCAATGGCTCCCAGTTTTTCATCACAACTGTGACAACCAGCTG GTTGGATGGTCGTCATGTTGTCTTTGGAAAGGTCGTATCCGGAATGGACGTGGTGTATAAAATGGAAGCCGAAGGTAGGCAGAGCGGAACGCCAAA